A single region of the Thermotoga sp. genome encodes:
- a CDS encoding single-stranded DNA-binding protein, giving the protein MPYLNHIQLMGHIGHEPEIKFTPNGKQYRVFSLAVSRGRDREGNERGTDWFRVISWGDRPWIDEIGKGDLVFVAGRIEIDHKDEKTFVNVVASRVFRLRGKLQTSQEIETTEEPEAEYIPPEVPENDDVPF; this is encoded by the coding sequence ATGCCGTATCTAAACCACATCCAGTTAATGGGCCACATAGGCCATGAACCTGAGATAAAGTTTACACCCAACGGGAAGCAATACAGGGTATTTTCCCTTGCTGTTTCACGGGGCCGGGATAGAGAAGGCAACGAGCGGGGAACCGATTGGTTCAGAGTGATTTCCTGGGGAGATAGACCCTGGATTGATGAAATCGGCAAGGGAGATCTTGTCTTTGTTGCCGGAAGAATCGAAATTGACCACAAAGATGAAAAAACGTTCGTAAATGTTGTGGCCAGCAGAGTTTTCAGGCTCAGGGGAAAACTCCAGACTTCACAGGAAATCGAAACCACCGAAGAACCGGAAGCCGAATACATCCCACCGGAAGTGCCTGAAAATGACGATGTGCCGTTTTGA